Proteins from one Streptosporangium becharense genomic window:
- a CDS encoding NAD-dependent epimerase/dehydratase family protein, producing MSLPSTTKYLITGGSGFIGSHLSDALLARGDSVVVLDNLSTGRLENLRPHPNLRFVHGSVLDELMVDELVHQCDVVIHLAAAVGVKLIVEQPLRSLTTNIRGSEIVIEAAHRYRKKILITSTSEIYGKNSSDALCENSDRILGSPAVVRWAYSTSKAVDEILANAYHKERGLPTIIVRLFNTVGPRQSSTYGMVIPTLVRQALSAMPLTVFGDGTQTRCFAHVADVVDALLRLLDNEAAVGHTFNIGSADEVSIMELAKLIIEFTGSTSGIDLVPYSEAYEQGFEDMTRRVPDTTKLRALTGWTPRRTLDEILTEIIGEATGDTAASIR from the coding sequence TTGAGCTTGCCATCGACCACCAAATACCTGATCACGGGCGGCAGTGGGTTCATCGGGTCGCACCTGTCCGATGCCCTGCTGGCGCGTGGCGACTCCGTCGTCGTGCTGGACAACCTCTCGACGGGGCGGCTGGAGAACCTGCGTCCCCACCCGAACCTCCGTTTCGTGCACGGTTCGGTCCTCGACGAGCTCATGGTCGACGAACTGGTCCACCAGTGCGACGTGGTCATCCACCTCGCGGCGGCGGTCGGCGTCAAGCTGATCGTCGAGCAGCCGCTGCGGTCGCTGACGACCAACATCCGCGGATCGGAGATCGTCATCGAGGCCGCGCACCGGTACCGCAAGAAGATCCTGATCACCAGCACGAGCGAGATCTACGGCAAGAACTCCTCCGACGCGCTGTGCGAGAACTCCGACCGCATCCTCGGCAGCCCGGCCGTGGTCCGCTGGGCCTACAGCACCTCCAAAGCCGTCGACGAGATCCTCGCCAACGCCTACCACAAGGAGCGCGGCCTGCCGACGATCATCGTGCGGCTGTTCAACACCGTGGGCCCGCGGCAGAGCTCGACCTACGGCATGGTCATCCCGACCCTCGTCCGGCAGGCCCTGTCGGCCATGCCTCTGACGGTGTTCGGCGACGGCACCCAGACCCGCTGCTTCGCGCACGTCGCGGACGTCGTCGACGCGCTGCTGCGGCTGCTGGACAACGAGGCGGCCGTCGGTCACACCTTCAACATCGGCTCCGCCGACGAGGTGAGCATCATGGAGCTGGCCAAGCTCATCATCGAGTTCACCGGGTCCACCTCCGGGATCGACCTCGTCCCCTACTCCGAGGCCTACGAGCAGGGGTTCGAGGACATGACCCGGCGGGTCCCCGACACCACGAAGCTCCGCGCGCTGACCGGCTGGACCCCGCGGCGCACCCTCGACGAGATCCTCACCGAGATCATCGGTGAGGCCACCGGCGACACGGCGGCGTCCATCCGGTGA
- a CDS encoding NAD-dependent epimerase/dehydratase family protein, whose product MRVLVTGGAGFIGAHTCRALAARPEVGHITVLDDLSSGSLANLDGVEAEVVTGSILDRDLLTDLVAGVTHVIHLAARPSVPRSLLDPMASHSVNATGSLNVLEACRAGRPHLILASSSSVYGDRPEQHKHEELPTRPLSPYGAGKLAMEAYALAYAHSFGLPVLPFRFFNVYGPLQAAGHAYAAVIPAFVSAALRGEPVPLHGDGHQARDFTYVESVTQVLVDAAVRRVTSMSPVNLAFGTRVSLRHVMEVLSAVLGRPVESVTLPPRAGDIHQSQASPHLLHELFPGVRPVPLEEGIRATVTWFEKTSASAVDAGLGAHA is encoded by the coding sequence ATGAGAGTGCTCGTGACCGGCGGCGCCGGGTTCATCGGCGCGCACACCTGCCGGGCACTGGCCGCCCGGCCCGAGGTCGGGCACATCACCGTGCTGGACGACCTGAGCAGCGGGAGCCTCGCCAACCTCGACGGTGTCGAGGCCGAGGTCGTGACGGGCAGCATCCTGGACCGGGACCTGCTGACGGACCTCGTGGCGGGCGTCACGCACGTGATCCACCTGGCCGCCCGGCCGTCGGTGCCCCGCTCGCTCCTCGACCCGATGGCCTCGCACTCCGTCAACGCCACCGGCTCCCTCAACGTGCTGGAGGCGTGCCGCGCGGGCAGGCCGCACCTGATCCTCGCCTCCTCCTCGTCGGTCTACGGCGACCGGCCGGAACAGCACAAGCATGAGGAGCTGCCGACCCGGCCGCTCAGTCCGTACGGGGCCGGCAAGCTGGCCATGGAGGCCTACGCCCTGGCCTACGCGCACAGCTTCGGGCTGCCGGTGCTGCCGTTCCGCTTCTTCAACGTCTACGGCCCGCTCCAGGCCGCCGGTCACGCGTACGCGGCCGTGATCCCGGCGTTCGTCTCGGCGGCCCTGCGCGGTGAGCCGGTGCCGCTGCACGGCGACGGGCACCAGGCGCGGGACTTCACCTACGTGGAGTCCGTGACCCAGGTCCTCGTCGACGCGGCCGTCCGCCGGGTGACGAGCATGAGCCCGGTGAACCTGGCGTTCGGCACCCGTGTCTCCCTGCGGCACGTGATGGAGGTCCTGTCCGCGGTTCTCGGGCGGCCGGTCGAGTCGGTCACCCTGCCACCGCGGGCGGGCGACATCCACCAGTCGCAGGCCTCCCCCCACCTGCTTCACGAGCTGTTCCCCGGCGTGCGTCCCGTCCCCCTGGAGGAGGGGATCCGCGCGACGGTGACCTGGTTCGAGAAGACGTCGGCCTCCGCCGTCGACGCGGGGCTCGGCGCGCACGCATGA